From Paenibacillus polymyxa, the proteins below share one genomic window:
- a CDS encoding winged helix-turn-helix transcriptional regulator, which produces MNITTVKDRIDLKLINCDKELTLAVIGGKWKLIILWHLGMEGTKRFGELKKLIPHITQKMLTNQLRELEEDQLILRKVYPVVPPHVEYSLTEHGESLIPVLRAMYDWGSNYRENVIWKEEKEEAIQDVTPV; this is translated from the coding sequence ATGAACATCACAACTGTAAAAGACCGGATTGATTTGAAGCTGATTAATTGTGATAAGGAATTGACTCTCGCGGTCATCGGTGGCAAATGGAAGCTGATTATTTTGTGGCATCTTGGTATGGAAGGCACCAAGCGGTTCGGTGAATTGAAGAAGCTGATCCCCCACATTACGCAAAAAATGCTGACCAACCAATTGCGCGAGCTGGAAGAAGATCAACTCATTCTGCGTAAAGTCTATCCTGTCGTCCCTCCACATGTGGAATATTCACTAACGGAGCATGGCGAAAGCCTGATTCCGGTACTGCGAGCGATGTACGATTGGGGATCTAACTATCGCGAGAACGTGATCTGGAAAGAGGAAAAAGAAGAAGCAATTCAGGATGTAACACCCGTGTGA
- a CDS encoding phenolic acid decarboxylase, with amino-acid sequence MDKFIGSHMIYTYENGWEYEIHIKNEDTIDYRIHSGMVGGRWVRDQKVNLVKLVENVYKVSWTEPTGTDVSLNFMPEEKRMHGIIFFPKWVHEHPEITVRYQNDFIPLMEESREKYETYPKYVVPEFADITFIENAGVNNEQLISQAPYAGMTDDIRAGKLQA; translated from the coding sequence ATGGACAAGTTTATCGGCAGTCACATGATTTACACCTATGAGAATGGTTGGGAGTACGAAATACATATTAAAAATGAGGATACGATTGATTATCGCATTCATAGTGGTATGGTAGGCGGACGCTGGGTACGTGATCAGAAGGTCAATCTGGTGAAGCTGGTAGAGAATGTGTATAAAGTATCGTGGACCGAACCGACAGGGACAGACGTTTCCCTGAACTTTATGCCTGAGGAAAAACGGATGCATGGCATTATTTTCTTCCCTAAATGGGTTCATGAGCATCCAGAAATCACGGTACGCTACCAAAACGATTTTATTCCGCTGATGGAAGAATCGCGTGAAAAGTATGAAACCTATCCGAAGTATGTGGTTCCTGAATTTGCGGATATTACGTTCATCGAAAATGCAGGTGTGAACAACGAACAATTAATCTCCCAAGCGCCTTACGCTGGAATGACAGACGACATTCGCGCAGGGAAGCTGCAAGCATAA
- a CDS encoding PadR family transcriptional regulator: MKRTLKYAILGLVHKEEMSGYDITSQFKQEIGQFWSAKHSQIYPELKRLTEEGLIEYRTSITGAKLEKKLYCITPKGTQELTEWLLSAKELPETEKDEFMLMLYFSAAIPKEESKRLFEDQIAKREEKLEYLYESKNSLQRLDENFQVPGSSQFGHYLVLSRAINREESYITWLKETLSLFK, from the coding sequence TTGAAACGCACATTAAAATATGCCATTTTGGGTCTGGTTCACAAAGAGGAAATGAGCGGCTACGATATTACGAGCCAATTCAAGCAGGAAATTGGACAATTTTGGAGTGCTAAGCACAGTCAGATTTATCCCGAGCTCAAAAGACTGACCGAAGAGGGACTCATTGAATATCGCACCTCCATTACAGGAGCCAAGCTGGAAAAGAAGCTGTACTGTATTACCCCCAAAGGGACCCAAGAGCTGACCGAATGGCTGCTAAGCGCCAAAGAGTTACCGGAAACAGAAAAGGATGAGTTTATGCTCATGCTGTATTTCTCAGCAGCCATCCCCAAGGAAGAAAGTAAGCGCTTGTTCGAGGATCAGATTGCCAAACGTGAAGAAAAGCTGGAATACCTGTACGAAAGTAAAAATTCTCTCCAGCGGCTGGACGAGAACTTTCAAGTACCCGGCTCTAGTCAATTCGGTCATTATTTGGTGCTGAGCCGTGCCATTAATCGGGAAGAAAGCTATATTACGTGGCTGAAAGAAACACTGTCTCTGTTTAAATAG
- a CDS encoding Ger(x)C family spore germination protein, with the protein MKRVQSGLLGLMVFLICSTLSGCWSSSPVEDLNLETGIALDVAEESSQEKEINQEGGDYPKKELITGTFQFVIPEESGGSNTSSPQAKKFFNVTETGDSVFEMIREISLRTNRPPIGQHLKTVIISSSLLRKIPLYELLDFFLGDNDIRPSVLLLISTEKAGNTLQEKIPGQIPAYILKDIFQNRKRNARLIKPMALVKVIGPMKGGRSFILPNVITAENEIKLAGAGIIKGKTQTYGGYLNESEVEGLMWIKGELKGGVLKSRDPKSGKNIAYEIKAGKSKIKAIVQGDDIFFQVKMTSEGRVSEVHIKNEDLRNNNVLGQEESLFQEKVNSLAEQTVAKMQKLKVDVGGFGEALRIQHPKVWHKVKKDWDTTFSTIPVRFSTDIHIEDYGSSITTAD; encoded by the coding sequence ATGAAAAGAGTCCAGTCAGGATTACTCGGATTGATGGTTTTCCTGATATGCAGCACACTTTCAGGTTGCTGGAGCAGCTCCCCAGTAGAGGATCTAAATCTGGAGACAGGCATTGCTTTAGATGTAGCGGAAGAATCCTCGCAAGAAAAGGAAATTAATCAGGAAGGGGGAGATTATCCAAAAAAGGAGTTAATTACAGGAACCTTTCAATTTGTCATTCCAGAGGAAAGCGGCGGCTCCAACACCTCCTCTCCACAAGCAAAGAAATTTTTTAATGTTACGGAAACAGGCGATTCCGTTTTTGAAATGATAAGAGAAATTTCATTGCGGACCAATCGACCTCCCATTGGGCAACATTTGAAAACGGTTATTATCAGCTCCAGTCTGCTTCGCAAGATTCCGTTGTATGAGCTGCTGGACTTTTTCTTGGGGGATAATGACATTCGGCCGAGTGTACTGCTGCTGATTAGTACAGAAAAGGCGGGAAATACACTCCAGGAGAAAATCCCTGGTCAGATTCCTGCCTATATTTTAAAGGATATTTTCCAAAACCGGAAACGGAACGCACGGTTGATAAAGCCTATGGCCTTGGTTAAAGTGATCGGACCCATGAAGGGGGGAAGAAGCTTTATATTACCTAATGTCATTACGGCGGAGAATGAAATCAAGCTCGCAGGTGCGGGAATCATCAAGGGAAAGACGCAAACATACGGTGGTTATCTGAATGAGTCAGAGGTTGAGGGTCTTATGTGGATCAAAGGCGAGCTGAAGGGAGGCGTGCTGAAAAGCCGCGATCCGAAAAGCGGTAAAAACATAGCATATGAGATCAAAGCGGGTAAAAGCAAGATCAAGGCCATCGTCCAGGGGGACGACATTTTCTTTCAGGTAAAAATGACCTCAGAGGGACGTGTTTCGGAGGTGCATATAAAGAATGAAGATTTGCGCAACAACAATGTGCTTGGACAGGAAGAGAGTCTCTTTCAGGAGAAAGTGAATTCATTAGCTGAACAAACCGTAGCTAAGATGCAAAAGCTGAAGGTTGATGTCGGAGGTTTCGGAGAAGCCTTGAGGATTCAACATCCTAAAGTTTGGCATAAGGTCAAAAAGGATTGGGATACCACTTTTAGCACCATTCCTGTACGGTTCAGCACAGATATTCATATTGAAGATTACGGCTCTTCGATTACGACGGCAGACTAA
- a CDS encoding GerAB/ArcD/ProY family transporter, with the protein MARGKKADKITTLQTTAIVVCFMLAAGLLTLPRVATEAAKTPDAWISVILAGVGTFLFGWVIVKLSSRLPENTFYQYVQQITGKFIGKGIGMLIVIYFVCIAAFEIRSVEEVTSFFLLEGTPAWAISAPFMWLSLYLCMGGVGSLGKICQLIFPVSAAIFLLICLLSLNIFELNNLRPVLSEGGMPVLRTLKTTILTLTGTESLLFILCRMEKPEKATKAIGLAIGIAVVFYTATLILCIGAFSMEGVLSRTWPFLDLARSFEVEYLLLERFESLLLTIWIMQIFATFSIAFYCASLGVSQILNSSYSKMLFILLPFIYLLSQIPKNLNELFSFGTVIGNVAFALFVLLPLPLLLISRWRGVGS; encoded by the coding sequence ATGGCCCGTGGGAAAAAAGCGGATAAGATTACAACGTTACAGACAACGGCAATTGTGGTTTGCTTTATGCTGGCTGCCGGGTTGCTTACCCTTCCAAGAGTAGCAACTGAAGCTGCAAAAACACCGGATGCGTGGATATCTGTCATTTTAGCAGGGGTGGGCACTTTTCTGTTCGGATGGGTTATAGTCAAACTAAGCTCACGATTACCAGAAAATACCTTTTACCAGTATGTTCAGCAAATAACAGGCAAATTCATTGGCAAAGGGATTGGTATGCTGATTGTTATTTATTTTGTTTGTATAGCCGCATTTGAAATTCGATCTGTGGAGGAAGTCACGTCGTTCTTTCTGCTTGAAGGCACTCCGGCGTGGGCGATTTCAGCACCTTTTATGTGGCTCTCTCTGTACCTATGCATGGGGGGAGTGGGTTCATTAGGAAAGATATGTCAACTGATATTTCCGGTTTCGGCGGCTATCTTTTTGCTGATTTGCTTGCTGAGTTTAAATATTTTTGAATTGAATAACTTGCGTCCTGTCTTGTCGGAGGGGGGAATGCCAGTGCTTAGAACGCTCAAGACTACAATCCTGACATTAACGGGGACAGAGTCCTTGCTGTTTATTCTTTGTCGGATGGAAAAACCGGAGAAAGCAACCAAGGCAATCGGATTGGCGATTGGGATCGCGGTCGTTTTTTATACAGCTACGTTGATCCTGTGCATTGGCGCCTTTTCAATGGAAGGGGTGTTGAGCAGAACCTGGCCATTTTTAGATTTGGCCCGCAGCTTTGAAGTGGAGTATCTGTTGTTGGAACGGTTCGAGTCCTTATTGCTGACCATTTGGATCATGCAGATTTTTGCCACATTCAGTATTGCTTTTTATTGTGCTTCGCTCGGAGTATCTCAAATTTTGAATAGCTCTTATTCCAAGATGTTGTTCATTTTGCTTCCGTTTATCTACCTCTTATCCCAAATACCGAAAAACCTGAATGAGCTATTTTCTTTTGGAACGGTTATCGGAAATGTAGCGTTCGCTTTATTCGTGCTACTTCCACTGCCCCTGCTGCTTATTTCTCGCTGGAGAGGGGTGGGGTCATGA
- a CDS encoding spore germination protein — MWQVIGTHAPKWNVWVEAFFLFIIPLIIFLTVRQLKALDGRESRRMERLKLMEEEDRSEQADHNPSVSEAEKEKGTFTEDYEANIAKIRQAVADMADVNERSIFLENLNAVSTLFFVDGLTDKVGMDQNILKPLMDWGSSGQERGELPRGKELRDMIVHQVMLVSETEYTLEVQFSLQKVLFGSVILVIQGIPGAFVLGTPKGNTRGVEDPISESVLRGPRVGFTETLSDNTAMLRRHGESTELAMSSFKVGKRVEKQLMVVYFRDIADPELVDEVKRRVQTIDMDEVLESGYVEQLIEDNFLSPFLQIQNTERPDRVMAALLEGRVAILLDGTPFALLMPVTYGMMLQSPEDYYERWLPGSLIRFLRFMATFISLFAPALYISFISFHPGLIPTKLVISIISARQGVPFSTLIEALIMEISIEILREAGLRLPKPIGPAMGIVGGLIIGQAAVDAGIVSPILVIVVAVTAISSFSAPVYSAGISMRVLRFGAMFTASIFGLYGVIMFFLMLSIHMVKLHSFGVPFLSLTTPRSFKDWKDYFVRAPLQFMKNRPILLKHKDPKRQG; from the coding sequence GTGTGGCAGGTCATCGGAACTCATGCGCCCAAATGGAATGTGTGGGTGGAAGCCTTCTTTTTGTTCATCATACCTTTGATTATTTTTCTGACAGTACGACAACTTAAAGCGTTGGATGGTCGAGAGAGCAGACGTATGGAACGATTAAAGCTTATGGAAGAAGAAGATCGTTCGGAGCAGGCAGATCATAATCCATCTGTCAGTGAGGCAGAGAAGGAAAAGGGGACCTTTACCGAAGATTATGAAGCCAATATAGCAAAAATCAGACAAGCAGTTGCAGACATGGCAGACGTAAACGAACGCTCGATTTTTCTGGAAAATCTGAACGCTGTAAGCACACTTTTTTTTGTGGATGGATTAACGGACAAGGTTGGCATGGATCAGAATATTTTAAAGCCGCTAATGGATTGGGGCAGCTCCGGGCAAGAGAGGGGAGAGCTTCCGCGAGGAAAAGAGCTTCGGGATATGATTGTTCACCAGGTCATGCTGGTATCGGAGACGGAGTATACGTTAGAGGTGCAGTTCTCCTTGCAAAAGGTGCTGTTTGGTTCAGTCATACTCGTGATTCAGGGCATACCGGGTGCTTTTGTGCTGGGTACACCCAAAGGAAATACACGAGGGGTGGAAGATCCTATATCGGAATCGGTGCTGCGGGGACCGCGTGTCGGTTTTACAGAGACCCTCAGCGACAATACAGCGATGCTGCGCAGGCATGGAGAAAGTACAGAACTGGCCATGTCGTCCTTCAAAGTCGGCAAAAGAGTGGAAAAACAGCTGATGGTAGTGTATTTCAGAGATATTGCCGACCCGGAGCTTGTAGATGAGGTGAAGCGGCGGGTCCAAACCATTGATATGGATGAGGTACTGGAGTCGGGCTATGTAGAGCAGCTTATTGAGGATAATTTTCTTAGCCCATTTCTGCAAATTCAAAATACGGAGAGACCGGATCGGGTCATGGCTGCATTGCTGGAGGGACGTGTCGCGATTCTGCTGGACGGTACACCTTTTGCGCTTCTTATGCCTGTAACGTATGGGATGATGCTCCAGTCTCCCGAAGATTATTATGAGCGATGGCTACCGGGGTCGCTTATTCGATTTCTTCGGTTTATGGCAACTTTCATATCGTTATTTGCTCCAGCGCTCTATATCTCCTTTATCTCGTTTCATCCCGGACTGATTCCAACCAAGCTGGTCATTTCCATTATCAGTGCTAGACAGGGAGTGCCGTTTTCGACGTTGATTGAGGCCCTGATTATGGAAATTTCCATTGAAATTTTACGCGAGGCAGGACTTCGGCTCCCCAAACCCATCGGTCCAGCGATGGGTATCGTCGGCGGTTTGATTATTGGACAGGCGGCTGTTGACGCCGGGATTGTAAGCCCGATCCTCGTCATTGTGGTGGCAGTCACAGCGATTTCTTCCTTTTCCGCCCCTGTATACAGCGCTGGCATATCCATGCGTGTTCTTCGTTTCGGTGCCATGTTCACGGCGTCCATCTTCGGCTTGTATGGCGTGATCATGTTTTTTCTGATGCTGAGTATTCATATGGTTAAATTACACAGCTTTGGTGTTCCGTTTCTTAGTCTAACGACTCCCCGTTCGTTCAAAGACTGGAAAGATTACTTCGTACGAGCACCGTTGCAATTTATGAAAAACAGACCCATTCTTTTGAAGCATAAAGACCCTAAGCGACAAGGATGA
- a CDS encoding phage tail protein — MKNHFWKKAAVLSLLAVILLGGTAISPKQAHAGYEPYMGEITMYPYTFAPKGWLKCEGQLLPIAQYSALYSLLGTNFGGDGVRTFALPDLRGASPLPNVNYYIAIEGDYPSRP; from the coding sequence ATGAAGAATCATTTTTGGAAGAAAGCCGCCGTATTGAGTCTGTTGGCGGTCATTTTGTTAGGAGGAACAGCGATTAGCCCCAAACAGGCACACGCAGGTTATGAGCCTTATATGGGGGAAATTACGATGTACCCATACACGTTCGCTCCTAAGGGCTGGCTAAAATGCGAAGGCCAGCTGTTGCCCATTGCTCAGTATTCAGCATTATACAGTCTGCTGGGCACTAATTTTGGCGGTGATGGAGTGCGTACATTTGCATTGCCTGACTTGCGTGGAGCTTCCCCGTTGCCGAATGTAAACTACTACATCGCAATCGAAGGGGATTACCCGTCCCGCCCATAA